In a genomic window of Acidobacteriota bacterium:
- a CDS encoding response regulator: MRPWKVLIIEDNEDNLRLERMLLSPLGLEITSARDGLSGVETAKADRFDLILLDIQLPVMDGYQVARALRRIPHCSSIPIVAVTSYAMPGDRERSLESGCSGYIEKPLDPSSFARQVEAFLLSGAGE; encoded by the coding sequence ATGAGGCCCTGGAAGGTTCTCATCATCGAGGACAACGAGGACAATCTGAGGCTCGAGCGCATGCTCCTGAGCCCCCTCGGCCTCGAGATCACCTCGGCCCGCGATGGCCTGAGCGGCGTGGAAACGGCCAAGGCGGACCGCTTCGATCTCATCCTCCTGGACATCCAGCTTCCGGTGATGGACGGCTACCAGGTGGCCCGGGCCCTGCGGCGGATCCCGCACTGTTCCTCCATCCCCATCGTGGCGGTCACGTCCTACGCCATGCCGGGCGACCGGGAGCGCTCCCTGGAATCTGGGTGTTCCGGCTACATCGAGAAGCCCCTGGACCCGAGTTCCTTCGCGAGGCAGGTGGAGGCGTTTCTCCTGAGCGGGGCGGGGGAGTGA
- a CDS encoding PAS domain S-box protein — protein sequence MRYLIVDDNEDNLKFLGLILRNEGHHVTLARNGREALEAARNLAPNVVVSDILMPEMDGFMLCRAWQEDPALRGIPFVFYTATYTAQEDETFALSLGARAFIRKPADPASFLAEMDEVLKDLPSGPRPEEPERLHQEDFLALYSQRLVEKLEHRTASLAASEERYRRLFECMRDAIFLADPETGNLLDANSAACELVGRTREDLVGQSQAILHPPEEASKYREVFRQQATSGGSRFLEGLFVQHRDGRRIPVEVSTAVFETSEGRVMIGVFRDVTERKRAEEALRESEERFRTLVAQSPDGIFLADFEGRLLSVNEEMCVRLGYSEAELLSLNIWDLLPARFRSQQESRLARIVRGEQVDEAAEYEVRTRDGALRLIDVRSAPYRVGGKIVAFLGIARDITDKRRAEEDLKKAQEQLAEARNLQTIGMIAGGVAHEVRNPLFALTTVSAALEKKLAGQPEFAEFTEHITNQTRRLNELMNDLLTLGRPIPDEQFKPCLVREIFAQAVARIEKSEPGACRRCVLTHPEEEFSIRAVPEKLEQVFFNLVHNALALSPPEAPLAIRIWREGPSVCLSISDRGPGVPPELMPKLFQPFASRRKGGTGLGLAIVHKIVSAHGGTVTAANNDPPPGATFTVRLPLMEPAEG from the coding sequence ATGCGCTACCTGATCGTGGACGACAACGAGGACAACCTCAAGTTCCTCGGGCTAATCCTGCGAAACGAGGGGCACCACGTGACCCTGGCGCGCAACGGACGCGAGGCCCTGGAAGCGGCGAGGAATCTCGCGCCGAACGTCGTCGTCTCCGACATTCTCATGCCGGAGATGGACGGTTTCATGCTTTGCAGGGCGTGGCAGGAAGACCCGGCGCTGAGAGGGATCCCCTTCGTCTTTTACACCGCAACGTACACGGCCCAGGAGGACGAGACCTTTGCGCTGTCCCTGGGCGCGAGGGCCTTCATTCGAAAGCCCGCCGACCCGGCGTCCTTCCTCGCCGAAATGGATGAGGTCTTGAAGGACCTTCCATCCGGTCCTCGCCCAGAGGAACCGGAGCGACTCCATCAGGAGGACTTCCTCGCCCTGTACAGCCAGAGGCTCGTGGAGAAGCTGGAGCACCGCACGGCCTCCCTCGCGGCCTCGGAGGAGCGCTACCGGAGGCTCTTCGAGTGCATGCGGGACGCCATTTTCCTGGCGGACCCGGAAACGGGGAATCTGCTGGACGCCAATTCGGCCGCGTGCGAACTGGTGGGCAGGACGAGGGAGGACCTCGTGGGGCAAAGCCAGGCGATCCTGCACCCACCCGAAGAGGCGTCGAAGTACCGTGAGGTTTTCCGCCAACAGGCGACCTCGGGAGGGAGCCGATTTCTCGAAGGGCTCTTCGTCCAGCACCGGGACGGGCGCCGCATCCCGGTGGAGGTCTCGACGGCGGTTTTCGAAACCTCGGAGGGCCGGGTGATGATCGGCGTGTTCCGCGACGTGACCGAGCGCAAAAGGGCGGAAGAAGCCTTGCGGGAAAGCGAGGAGCGCTTCAGAACCCTCGTCGCGCAGAGCCCCGACGGGATCTTCCTCGCCGACTTCGAGGGACGCCTGCTGTCGGTCAACGAGGAAATGTGCGTTCGGCTCGGCTATTCGGAAGCGGAACTTCTATCCCTGAACATCTGGGACCTCCTGCCCGCCAGGTTTCGGTCCCAGCAGGAGAGCCGTCTGGCCAGGATCGTCCGTGGGGAGCAGGTGGACGAGGCGGCCGAATACGAGGTGCGGACCAGGGACGGGGCGCTGCGATTGATTGACGTCCGTTCGGCGCCCTACCGGGTAGGAGGGAAGATCGTCGCCTTTCTCGGCATCGCGAGGGACATCACGGACAAGCGACGGGCCGAGGAGGATCTGAAAAAGGCCCAGGAGCAGCTCGCCGAGGCGAGAAACCTCCAGACCATCGGGATGATCGCGGGCGGCGTGGCCCACGAGGTGCGCAACCCCCTGTTCGCCCTCACCACCGTCTCGGCCGCGCTGGAGAAGAAACTCGCCGGACAACCCGAGTTCGCGGAGTTCACGGAGCACATCACCAACCAGACGAGGCGGCTGAACGAGTTGATGAACGATCTCCTGACCCTGGGGCGCCCCATTCCTGACGAACAGTTCAAGCCCTGCCTGGTGCGCGAGATCTTCGCCCAGGCCGTTGCCCGGATCGAGAAATCAGAGCCGGGCGCCTGCCGTCGCTGTGTCCTGACCCATCCGGAGGAAGAATTCTCGATCCGCGCCGTGCCCGAGAAGCTCGAGCAGGTGTTCTTCAACCTGGTTCACAACGCGCTGGCTCTGTCTCCCCCCGAAGCCCCGCTCGCAATCCGAATCTGGAGGGAAGGCCCCTCGGTCTGCCTGTCCATCTCCGACCGGGGCCCCGGCGTCCCTCCCGAACTCATGCCCAAGCTCTTTCAGCCCTTCGCCAGCAGGAGGAAGGGCGGTACGGGCCTCGGGCTGGCCATCGTCCACAAGATCGTATCCGCCCACGGTGGAACCGTGACCGCCGCCAACAACGACCCTCCGCCGGGTGCCACCTTCACGGTGCGCCTGCCGCTGATGGAGCCAGCGGAGGGTTGA